A single region of the Mycobacterium avium subsp. avium genome encodes:
- a CDS encoding TetR/AcrR family transcriptional regulator: MLSSGRDRLLSAALRLFAAKGYAATSVADIQRESGLAPGSGALYKHFGSKRELLEAAVAHRIESIVTAREQYDAGQPGSVEQAVRTAGQLIWNNLKQSEDLLKVMLREPDELGDLDEKTWQVITDNAYQRFADELAASNRAGRTSIPDPEAAAAVAIGSLSYAATLQALTGRLPGNTDEDRYFEAWVNQTVSVLAQYTNRRKPLNDNDNDSGAQT; the protein is encoded by the coding sequence ATGCTCAGCTCGGGACGGGACCGGCTGCTGTCCGCGGCGCTGCGGCTGTTCGCCGCGAAGGGATACGCGGCGACGTCGGTGGCCGACATCCAGCGCGAGTCGGGCCTGGCGCCGGGGTCCGGGGCGCTCTACAAACACTTCGGCTCCAAGCGCGAGCTGCTCGAGGCCGCGGTCGCGCACCGGATCGAGAGCATCGTGACCGCGCGAGAGCAGTACGACGCGGGGCAGCCGGGCAGCGTCGAGCAGGCGGTGCGCACCGCCGGGCAGCTGATCTGGAACAACCTCAAACAAAGCGAGGATCTGCTCAAGGTCATGTTGCGCGAGCCCGACGAGCTCGGCGATCTCGACGAGAAGACCTGGCAGGTGATCACCGACAACGCCTACCAACGCTTCGCCGACGAATTGGCCGCATCCAATCGTGCCGGGCGGACCAGCATCCCCGATCCCGAAGCGGCCGCCGCCGTGGCGATCGGGTCGCTGTCCTATGCCGCCACCCTGCAAGCGCTCACCGGCCGGCTGCCCGGCAACACCGACGAGGACCGCTACTTCGAGGCCTGGGTCAACCAAACGGTCAGCGTCCTCGCACAGTACACGAACCGGCGAAAACCTTTGAACGACAACGACAATGATTCAGGAGCACAGACGTGA
- a CDS encoding NAD(P)/FAD-dependent oxidoreductase, whose protein sequence is MIVVIGAGVCGLAAAQELSRRGHDDVVVLEKGQPFGEQSAGLARIFRIAHRREALCRLAFAARAGWQRWEAEFGVGRLLGSEGFIAAGAAADGVAQAMKRAGAAFSRLDRDGIAERIPFADVPWETGIFDPLGGSLRIRRALTALARRVVIRCGEVVSVADDGRTVLADGTVLRADRVLICAGVATPKLFGPLGVGFVPHTRFTYRGADATGAACLSAPEGYGLPLGGTGRWAFGQEVADPATVRALFPSLVAVDRVDCVSVRAPWLDSGGDGWTVARRGRVLAFVGANLMKFGPLLGELLARAALSGDIPAELLLD, encoded by the coding sequence ATGATCGTGGTCATCGGTGCGGGGGTGTGCGGCCTCGCGGCCGCCCAGGAGCTCTCGCGCCGCGGACACGACGACGTGGTTGTGCTGGAAAAAGGGCAGCCGTTCGGCGAGCAGTCCGCCGGGCTGGCCCGGATCTTCCGGATCGCCCACCGGCGAGAGGCGTTGTGCCGGTTGGCTTTTGCCGCGCGGGCGGGCTGGCAGCGGTGGGAGGCCGAGTTCGGGGTGGGGCGGCTGCTGGGTTCGGAGGGCTTCATCGCCGCCGGCGCCGCAGCGGATGGGGTCGCGCAGGCCATGAAGCGGGCGGGCGCCGCGTTCTCCCGGCTGGATCGGGATGGCATCGCCGAGCGGATCCCGTTCGCCGACGTGCCCTGGGAGACAGGAATTTTCGATCCGCTGGGCGGCAGCCTGCGGATCCGCCGCGCGCTGACCGCGTTGGCACGCCGCGTCGTCATCCGGTGCGGTGAGGTGGTGTCGGTGGCCGACGACGGCCGCACGGTGCTCGCTGACGGCACCGTGCTGCGCGCCGATCGGGTGCTGATCTGCGCGGGGGTGGCGACGCCGAAGCTGTTCGGCCCGCTCGGCGTCGGCTTCGTGCCGCACACCCGGTTCACCTACCGGGGCGCGGATGCGACCGGAGCGGCGTGCCTGTCGGCGCCCGAGGGCTACGGGTTGCCGCTCGGCGGCACCGGGCGGTGGGCGTTCGGGCAGGAGGTCGCCGACCCCGCGACGGTGCGCGCCCTGTTCCCGTCGCTGGTGGCGGTGGACCGGGTGGACTGCGTCAGTGTCCGCGCGCCGTGGCTGGATTCGGGTGGCGACGGCTGGACCGTGGCGCGGCGGGGCCGGGTGCTGGCGTTCGTCGGCGCCAACCTGATGAAGTTCGGTCCGCTGCTCGGCGAACTGCTGGCGCGGGCCGCGCTGTCCGGCGACATACCCGCGGAGCTGCTGCTCGATTAG
- a CDS encoding GNAT family N-acetyltransferase: MAIEIRVLEDEDDLIAAANVFRTAMVGFAPLAGLAPGQIGTLLEPGRTIGAYAGGQLVGTADAVTSRLTLPGGALVGHAAVTHIGVLPSFTRQGIATALVRHQLRDFAARNEVVATLRASEATIYGRYGYGVASSSQSVTVHTARAALRRDVGPGGPVRLLDTAQAWEVLPRIYAEHRPARPGTIDRPRVWWQGVRLRTESAPGPTYVAVHGAPGSETGFVRYRPIDTARWFVSDERTIVVEDFFAPTAEAYLGLLRFLLGLDLVDRVQFWMLPLDDPLPWLLADRRAVRVTAVHDETWLRVVDARAALAARGYCGDETLTVAVNDPLLQDNSVCLRIAGGGVAVADGPADVDVDVEGLAAVLLGGTTWRDLAVAGLARARDPGALAVADRLFAVPEAPHAGFFF, encoded by the coding sequence ATGGCTATCGAGATCCGGGTTCTCGAGGACGAAGACGACCTGATTGCCGCCGCCAACGTGTTCCGCACCGCCATGGTCGGGTTCGCGCCGCTGGCGGGGCTGGCACCCGGCCAGATCGGCACGCTGCTCGAGCCGGGCCGCACGATCGGGGCCTACGCCGGCGGGCAACTCGTCGGCACCGCCGACGCGGTGACCAGCCGGTTGACGCTGCCCGGCGGGGCGCTGGTGGGTCACGCGGCCGTGACCCACATCGGGGTGCTGCCGTCGTTCACCCGGCAGGGCATCGCCACCGCCCTGGTGCGCCATCAGCTGCGCGACTTCGCGGCACGCAACGAGGTGGTGGCGACGCTGCGGGCCTCGGAGGCGACGATCTACGGTCGTTACGGCTACGGCGTCGCGAGCTCGTCGCAATCGGTGACGGTGCACACCGCGCGAGCGGCGCTGCGCCGCGACGTCGGGCCGGGCGGCCCGGTGCGATTACTGGATACCGCGCAGGCGTGGGAGGTGCTGCCCCGGATCTACGCCGAGCATCGCCCGGCGCGCCCGGGCACCATCGACCGCCCGCGGGTGTGGTGGCAGGGTGTGCGGTTGCGCACCGAATCCGCCCCGGGTCCAACGTATGTCGCGGTGCATGGCGCGCCGGGGTCCGAAACCGGTTTCGTCCGTTACCGCCCGATCGACACCGCGCGGTGGTTCGTCAGCGACGAGCGCACCATCGTGGTCGAGGACTTCTTCGCGCCCACCGCCGAGGCCTACCTCGGGTTGCTGCGGTTCCTGCTCGGCCTGGATCTGGTTGACCGCGTGCAATTTTGGATGCTGCCATTGGACGATCCGCTGCCCTGGCTGCTGGCCGACCGGCGGGCGGTGCGGGTCACCGCGGTACACGACGAGACGTGGCTCCGCGTGGTCGACGCGCGGGCGGCGCTGGCCGCCCGCGGCTACTGCGGCGACGAGACGCTCACCGTCGCGGTCAACGACCCTCTGCTGCAGGACAATTCGGTGTGCCTGCGCATCGCGGGTGGCGGTGTCGCGGTGGCCGACGGGCCGGCCGACGTCGATGTCGACGTCGAGGGGCTGGCCGCCGTGCTGCTCGGCGGCACCACGTGGCGCGACCTCGCCGTGGCCGGGCTGGCCCGGGCCCGCGATCCGGGGGCGCTGGCGGTCGCCGATCGGCTGTTCGCGGTGCCCGAGGCGCCGCACGCCGGGTTCTTCTTCTGA
- a CDS encoding PE family protein → MSFLVVRPEILDAAARELHGINAAVLQSNSAVAAPTTAVAPAAADVVSLVTAARFSRHGLAFQEVSAQAAQLRDQFATTLGISAGSYAAAEIANTAAVG, encoded by the coding sequence ATGTCATTTCTGGTGGTGCGCCCGGAAATATTGGATGCGGCGGCCCGGGAGCTGCACGGCATCAATGCCGCGGTGCTGCAGAGCAATTCGGCCGTCGCAGCGCCGACGACGGCGGTGGCTCCGGCCGCCGCCGATGTGGTGTCGCTGGTGACGGCGGCGCGGTTCTCCCGGCACGGGCTGGCCTTCCAGGAGGTCAGTGCGCAGGCCGCGCAGCTGCGCGACCAGTTCGCGACAACCCTTGGCATCAGCGCCGGTTCGTATGCCGCCGCCGAGATCGCCAACACCGCCGCGGTCGGCTGA
- a CDS encoding PPE family protein: MLNFGQLDFAQLPPEINSGLMYSGPGAGPLLAAAAAWNGLAAELRSAAASFGSAITGVGDAGWQGPAASSMLAAAAPQLAWLSGTAGRAELAAGQALAAVSAYETAFAETVPPPVIAANRALLLQLLATNFLGQNTPAIADVEAQYGEMWAQDAAAMYGYALASAAASTLPPFEPAKPATDPAGLARQAAATAQAAGTGAGDRAQGLGAAPQSMSTLAAGTNNPPPANPGFSLGGISLNPEGDGLVIGGPLGDLLEGLTGSQTLDASTPFDAFIRLISPTRLFTTSFKDIQGIAQGMMPAAKSAGEGVAKAAEAVLPAAVPGAGLGSLGSLGSIGGSVGKAASIGGLSVPASWASAAPTPPSVAVALNGATTAGAAEHAASAVGGVPMMPAGAAGRGAGAHFVVPRYGFKPTVIAQPPAGG, encoded by the coding sequence ATGCTGAACTTCGGGCAGCTGGATTTCGCGCAGCTTCCGCCGGAGATCAACTCCGGGCTGATGTATTCCGGACCCGGCGCGGGGCCGCTGCTGGCCGCTGCGGCGGCCTGGAACGGACTGGCCGCCGAATTACGTTCCGCCGCAGCGTCCTTCGGGTCGGCGATCACCGGCGTGGGCGACGCCGGGTGGCAGGGGCCGGCCGCGTCGTCGATGCTGGCCGCGGCGGCGCCGCAGCTGGCGTGGCTCAGCGGCACCGCCGGACGGGCGGAGCTCGCCGCCGGTCAGGCCCTCGCGGCGGTGAGCGCCTATGAGACGGCCTTCGCCGAGACGGTGCCCCCACCGGTGATCGCGGCCAACCGTGCGCTGCTGCTGCAGTTGCTGGCCACCAACTTCCTCGGCCAGAACACCCCGGCCATCGCAGACGTCGAGGCGCAATACGGCGAAATGTGGGCTCAGGACGCCGCGGCCATGTACGGGTATGCGCTCGCGTCGGCCGCGGCGTCGACGCTGCCACCGTTCGAGCCGGCGAAACCCGCAACCGACCCGGCGGGGCTGGCCCGTCAGGCCGCCGCGACGGCGCAGGCGGCCGGGACCGGCGCCGGTGACAGAGCCCAAGGACTCGGCGCGGCGCCGCAATCCATGTCCACGCTGGCCGCGGGGACCAACAATCCGCCGCCGGCCAATCCAGGGTTCTCGCTGGGCGGGATCAGCCTGAATCCCGAGGGCGACGGGCTCGTCATCGGGGGACCGCTGGGCGATCTGCTGGAGGGGCTGACCGGGTCGCAAACCCTGGACGCCAGCACGCCTTTCGACGCGTTCATTCGGTTGATCTCCCCGACGCGACTGTTCACCACCTCGTTCAAGGACATCCAGGGCATTGCCCAGGGCATGATGCCCGCCGCCAAGTCCGCCGGCGAGGGCGTGGCCAAAGCCGCCGAAGCGGTCCTGCCCGCGGCCGTCCCGGGCGCCGGCCTAGGCTCGTTGGGCTCGCTGGGCTCGATCGGCGGGTCGGTCGGCAAGGCGGCATCGATCGGCGGGTTGTCGGTCCCGGCTTCGTGGGCGAGCGCGGCCCCCACGCCGCCCTCGGTCGCCGTGGCGCTCAACGGGGCCACGACGGCCGGCGCCGCCGAGCACGCCGCCAGCGCGGTGGGCGGGGTGCCGATGATGCCCGCCGGTGCCGCGGGCCGCGGCGCGGGCGCCCACTTCGTCGTTCCCCGTTACGGTTTCAAACCCACGGTCATCGCTCAACCGCCGGCCGGAGGATGA
- a CDS encoding SIMPL domain-containing protein, with the protein MPVATNAPKCVRSAIAAAAAGLAVVAISACDKHGPPPSGAAPRQVTVVGSGQVQGVPDTLTADVGIEFTAPDVTTAMNETNERQQAVINALVGAGIDHKDISTTEVALTPQYSNPEAGGSAAITGYRASNAVAVKIHPPDAASRLLALIVGTGGDATRIRSVSYSIADDSQLVKDARTRAFNDAKSRAEQYAQLSGLHLGKVLSISEATGNAPPPGGPPPSPRAMPMAVPLEPGQQTVKFTVTASWELD; encoded by the coding sequence ATGCCGGTCGCAACGAACGCCCCGAAGTGTGTCCGCTCAGCGATCGCGGCGGCCGCCGCCGGGCTGGCCGTCGTCGCGATCTCGGCGTGCGACAAGCACGGTCCGCCGCCGTCCGGCGCCGCGCCCCGGCAGGTGACGGTGGTGGGTTCCGGCCAGGTCCAGGGCGTTCCGGACACCCTGACCGCCGACGTCGGCATCGAGTTCACCGCGCCCGATGTCACCACCGCGATGAACGAGACCAACGAGCGTCAGCAGGCCGTCATCAACGCGCTGGTCGGCGCGGGCATCGACCACAAGGACATCAGCACCACCGAGGTCGCGCTGACACCCCAGTACAGCAACCCCGAGGCCGGCGGCAGCGCCGCGATCACCGGCTATCGCGCCAGCAACGCCGTCGCCGTCAAGATCCACCCGCCCGACGCCGCGTCACGACTGCTGGCGCTCATCGTCGGCACCGGCGGCGACGCCACCCGGATCCGGTCGGTCAGCTACTCCATCGCCGACGATTCGCAGCTGGTCAAGGACGCCCGCACCCGCGCGTTCAACGACGCCAAAAGCCGCGCCGAGCAGTACGCCCAGCTGTCCGGTCTGCACCTGGGCAAGGTGCTGTCCATTTCGGAGGCGACGGGCAACGCCCCGCCACCCGGCGGCCCGCCACCGTCGCCGCGCGCGATGCCGATGGCGGTGCCGCTGGAACCGGGCCAGCAGACGGTGAAGTTCACCGTCACCGCGTCCTGGGAGCTGGACTGA
- a CDS encoding ABC transporter ATP-binding protein, protein MTLRHVDRTFGTHTVLRDVDVEIEPGAVVALLGASGSGKSTLLRLVAGLDRPSGGRIEIDGKAVRGIDPRCAVVFQEPRLLPWRSLAANVAFGLPRGTERPERTAAVQRWLDVVGLREFAGHYPRQVSGGMAQRAGLARALARQPSVLLLDEPLAALDALTRLRMQDLLDAVQQRAGTTTILVTHDVEEAVLLADRVLILRGEEGGAATVAATHDVAIPKPRDRGDPRIAALREQLLEEVGVPRRGYAIEQEAKTS, encoded by the coding sequence GTGACGCTTCGCCACGTCGATCGGACGTTCGGAACGCACACCGTGCTGCGCGACGTCGACGTCGAGATCGAACCGGGTGCGGTGGTCGCGCTGCTCGGAGCGTCCGGTAGCGGCAAATCGACGCTGCTGCGGCTGGTTGCCGGGCTGGACCGGCCCAGCGGGGGCCGGATCGAAATCGACGGCAAGGCGGTTCGCGGGATCGACCCGCGCTGCGCCGTGGTGTTTCAGGAACCGCGGCTGCTGCCGTGGCGGTCGTTGGCGGCCAACGTCGCCTTCGGACTGCCGCGCGGCACCGAGCGGCCGGAAAGAACTGCGGCCGTGCAGCGTTGGCTCGACGTCGTCGGCCTGCGCGAATTCGCCGGCCACTACCCGCGTCAGGTCTCCGGCGGCATGGCCCAACGCGCCGGCCTGGCGCGTGCCCTGGCGCGGCAGCCCAGCGTCCTGTTGCTCGACGAACCGCTGGCCGCGCTGGACGCGCTGACCCGGTTGCGGATGCAAGACCTGCTCGACGCGGTGCAGCAACGGGCCGGTACCACAACGATTTTGGTGACGCACGACGTGGAGGAGGCCGTGCTGCTGGCCGATCGGGTGCTGATCCTGCGCGGCGAGGAGGGCGGCGCGGCGACCGTCGCGGCGACGCACGACGTGGCGATCCCCAAGCCGCGCGACCGCGGTGATCCGCGCATCGCCGCGCTGCGCGAACAGTTGTTGGAGGAAGTCGGTGTGCCGCGACGCGGATACGCCATCGAACAGGAGGCGAAAACGTCGTGA
- the hpt gene encoding hypoxanthine phosphoribosyltransferase, with translation MPEPPLVIRPPAWHAVGVAQISSAITPAQPAELYPGDIKSVLLTAEQIQARIAELGREIGDNYRDAAAETGQDLLLITVLKGAVIFVTDLARAIPLPTQFEFMAVSSYGSSTSSSGVVRILKDLDRDIQGRDVLIVEDVVDSGLTLSWLLRNLSTRHPRSLRVCTLLRKPDARGAHVDIAYVGFDIPNDFVVGYGLDYDERYRDLSYIGTLDPRVYQQ, from the coding sequence ATGCCGGAGCCGCCGTTGGTTATTCGCCCGCCGGCGTGGCACGCTGTGGGCGTGGCCCAGATCTCCTCGGCGATCACCCCCGCCCAGCCCGCGGAGCTGTACCCCGGGGATATCAAGTCTGTCCTGCTGACGGCGGAGCAAATTCAGGCCCGCATCGCCGAACTCGGCCGCGAAATCGGGGACAACTACCGCGACGCCGCGGCCGAGACCGGACAGGACCTGCTGCTGATCACCGTGCTCAAGGGCGCTGTGATCTTTGTCACCGACCTGGCCCGGGCGATTCCGCTGCCCACCCAGTTCGAATTCATGGCCGTCAGCTCCTACGGGTCGTCGACGTCGTCGTCGGGCGTGGTGCGCATCCTCAAGGACCTGGACCGTGACATCCAGGGCCGCGACGTGCTGATCGTCGAGGACGTCGTGGACTCGGGGCTGACGCTGTCCTGGCTGCTGCGCAACCTGAGCACCCGTCATCCGCGGTCGCTGCGGGTGTGCACGCTGTTGCGCAAGCCCGACGCCAGGGGCGCCCACGTCGACATCGCCTACGTGGGTTTCGACATCCCCAACGACTTCGTGGTGGGATACGGCCTCGACTACGACGAGCGCTACCGCGACCTGTCCTACATCGGCACCCTGGACCCCAGGGTCTACCAGCAGTAG
- a CDS encoding acyl-CoA dehydrogenase family protein has protein sequence MTFSLQLSDDVIEVRDWVHQFAADVVRPAAAEWDEREETPWPVIQEAAKVGLYSPDLFAQQAAEPTGLGMLTVFEELFWGDAGIALSIMGTGLAAAALAGNGTPEQLGRWLPEMFGTADEPKLGAFCSSEPDAGSDVGAIRTRARYDEATGEWVLNGTKTWATNGGIANVHIVVASVYPELGARGQATFVVPAGVKGLAQGQKFKKHGIRASHTAEVVLDDVRLPADHILGGREKFEERIARVKSGASARGQAALKTFERTRPTVGAMAVGVARAAYEYALEYACQREQFGRKIGEFQAVAFKLADMKCRIDAARMLVWRAGWMARNNQAFDAAEGSMAKLVASETAVYVTDEAIQILGGNGYTRDYPVERMHRDAKIFTIFEGTSEIQRLVISRALTGLPIR, from the coding sequence GTGACGTTTTCCCTGCAGCTGTCCGATGACGTGATCGAGGTGCGCGACTGGGTGCACCAGTTCGCGGCCGACGTCGTCCGCCCCGCCGCCGCGGAATGGGACGAGCGTGAGGAGACCCCCTGGCCGGTGATCCAGGAGGCCGCCAAGGTGGGGCTGTACTCGCCCGACCTGTTCGCCCAGCAGGCGGCCGAGCCGACCGGCCTGGGCATGTTGACGGTGTTCGAAGAGCTGTTCTGGGGGGACGCCGGAATCGCGCTGTCCATCATGGGCACCGGGCTGGCCGCGGCGGCGCTGGCCGGCAACGGCACGCCCGAACAGCTGGGCCGCTGGTTGCCCGAGATGTTCGGCACCGCCGACGAACCCAAGCTGGGCGCGTTCTGTTCGTCGGAACCCGATGCGGGCTCCGACGTCGGCGCCATCCGCACCCGCGCCCGCTACGACGAAGCCACCGGCGAGTGGGTGCTCAACGGCACCAAGACCTGGGCCACCAACGGCGGGATCGCCAACGTGCACATCGTGGTGGCGTCGGTCTATCCGGAGCTGGGCGCCCGCGGGCAGGCCACCTTCGTCGTCCCGGCCGGGGTGAAGGGGCTGGCGCAGGGGCAGAAGTTCAAAAAGCACGGGATCCGCGCGTCGCACACGGCCGAGGTGGTGCTCGACGACGTCCGGCTGCCGGCAGACCACATCCTGGGCGGCCGGGAGAAGTTCGAGGAGCGGATCGCCCGGGTCAAGTCCGGCGCCTCGGCCCGCGGGCAGGCCGCGCTGAAGACCTTCGAGCGCACCCGGCCCACGGTCGGCGCGATGGCCGTCGGGGTGGCGCGGGCCGCCTACGAGTATGCGCTCGAATACGCTTGCCAGCGCGAGCAATTCGGCCGCAAGATCGGCGAGTTCCAGGCGGTGGCGTTCAAGCTGGCCGACATGAAGTGCCGTATCGACGCCGCCCGGATGCTGGTGTGGCGGGCCGGCTGGATGGCCCGCAACAACCAGGCCTTCGACGCCGCGGAGGGCTCGATGGCCAAGCTGGTGGCCAGCGAAACCGCGGTGTACGTCACCGACGAGGCGATCCAGATCCTGGGCGGCAACGGCTACACCCGCGACTACCCGGTGGAGCGGATGCACCGCGACGCCAAGATCTTCACCATCTTCGAGGGCACCAGCGAGATCCAGCGGCTGGTCATCTCCCGGGCACTGACCGGCCTGCCCATCCGGTGA
- a CDS encoding ABC transporter permease — MAWQLATAVTGFFAPSQLPPPGDVVAALSDLARHGELWTHLRASGWRVLAGYASGAAAGLALGSLVGLSAAARRLLAPTVAAFRTVPSLAWVPLLLLWFGIDETPKILMVAVGAFFPVYTTTASALSHIDAHLVEVGRAYGRHGVSLLTAVLLPAAAPELVNGLRLGLANAWLFVVAAELIASSKGLGFLLIDSQNSGRTDVMLLAIVLLAGLGKLSDAALGAVETRIARRRG; from the coding sequence GTGGCGTGGCAGCTCGCCACCGCCGTCACCGGATTCTTTGCGCCCAGCCAACTTCCGCCTCCCGGCGACGTGGTGGCCGCGTTGAGCGACTTGGCGCGGCACGGCGAACTGTGGACGCACCTGAGGGCCAGCGGCTGGCGGGTGCTGGCCGGATATGCGTCCGGGGCGGCCGCGGGGCTGGCGCTGGGTTCCCTCGTCGGGCTGTCGGCCGCCGCGCGCAGGCTGCTGGCGCCAACCGTGGCCGCATTTCGCACCGTGCCCTCGTTGGCCTGGGTTCCGTTGCTGCTCTTGTGGTTCGGTATCGACGAGACACCCAAGATTCTGATGGTGGCCGTCGGCGCGTTCTTTCCGGTCTACACGACGACGGCCTCGGCGCTGTCCCACATCGACGCCCACCTGGTCGAGGTGGGGCGAGCCTACGGTCGGCACGGGGTGTCGCTGTTGACCGCGGTGCTGCTGCCCGCCGCGGCGCCGGAACTGGTGAACGGGTTGCGATTAGGCCTGGCCAATGCCTGGCTGTTCGTGGTGGCGGCCGAGCTGATCGCCTCCTCGAAGGGACTCGGTTTCCTGCTGATCGACAGTCAGAACAGCGGGCGCACCGACGTGATGCTGCTGGCGATCGTGCTGCTGGCCGGGCTGGGCAAACTCAGCGACGCCGCGCTGGGCGCCGTCGAGACCCGGATCGCCCGGCGGCGCGGCTAA
- a CDS encoding aliphatic sulfonate ABC transporter substrate-binding protein has protein sequence MRPRHLTALAVVAAVTAVSGCGSSSGTTTTKDLHLDYAYYNPLSLVIRDQQLLEKKGYHVTWVLSQGSNKANEGLRSKALDFGSTGGSPALLARANGTPIKTVDVYARGEWTALVVAKNSPINAVADLKGKKVAVTKGTDPYFFLLQSLATAGLSPADIEIVNLQHADGKTALERGDVDAWSGLDPFMAETIQQQGSRIIYRNPDFNSGGVLNAREDFITAHPDSVQLVVDTYEEARKWAKTHPAELAALLASQAKVSQSVAQEELGRTALDIDPVPGDWLRAVLTRIEPLAVADGDIKSDDAGRNALNTLIEPKYARQAR, from the coding sequence GTGAGGCCAAGGCATCTGACGGCATTGGCGGTGGTCGCCGCGGTCACCGCGGTGTCCGGCTGCGGTTCGAGCAGCGGCACCACGACTACCAAGGACCTGCACCTCGACTACGCGTACTACAACCCGCTGAGCCTGGTGATCCGCGACCAGCAGCTGCTGGAGAAGAAGGGCTACCACGTCACCTGGGTGCTCTCCCAGGGCAGCAACAAGGCCAACGAGGGACTGCGGTCCAAGGCCCTGGACTTCGGCTCCACCGGCGGTTCCCCCGCACTGCTGGCGCGGGCCAACGGCACCCCGATCAAGACGGTCGACGTCTACGCCCGGGGCGAGTGGACCGCGCTGGTGGTCGCCAAGAACTCGCCCATCAACGCAGTGGCCGATCTGAAGGGCAAGAAGGTCGCGGTCACCAAGGGCACCGACCCGTACTTCTTCCTGTTGCAATCGCTTGCCACAGCGGGGCTTTCGCCCGCCGATATCGAGATCGTCAACCTGCAGCACGCCGACGGCAAGACCGCGCTCGAACGCGGCGACGTCGACGCATGGTCCGGATTGGACCCGTTCATGGCCGAGACGATCCAGCAGCAGGGCTCCCGCATCATCTACCGCAACCCGGATTTCAACTCCGGCGGTGTGCTGAACGCTCGCGAGGATTTCATCACCGCCCACCCGGATTCCGTCCAGTTGGTGGTCGACACCTATGAGGAGGCCCGCAAGTGGGCGAAGACGCACCCGGCCGAGCTGGCGGCATTGCTGGCCTCGCAGGCGAAGGTGAGCCAGAGCGTGGCCCAGGAGGAGCTGGGTCGAACGGCTTTGGACATCGACCCGGTGCCGGGGGATTGGCTGCGCGCCGTGCTGACCCGGATCGAGCCGCTGGCGGTGGCCGACGGCGACATCAAATCCGACGACGCCGGACGCAACGCACTGAACACTCTGATCGAGCCGAAGTACGCTCGGCAAGCCCGCTGA
- the tilS gene encoding tRNA lysidine(34) synthetase TilS codes for MDRPGALDRLRTAVEAFSTAHLGAVERWCVALSGGPDSLALTAVAARLRPTTAVIVDHGLQPDSAAVAQTARAQAIALGCVAAQVISVHVDGEGGPEAAARRARYAALAAHRDGPVLLGHTLDDQAETVLLGLGRGSGVRSIAGMRPHDPPWCRPLLGQRRAVTHAACAELGLTAWQDPHNSDRRFTRARLRAEVLPLLEEVLGGGVAEALARTATALREDNELLDALAERALPAARAGAGLQVAALAGLDAPVRRRVIRAWLLAGGATGLTDKQIRGVDNLVTAWRRQGGVAVGSSQPGERLFAGRRDGVLTLWREPVR; via the coding sequence ATGGATCGACCGGGTGCTCTAGACCGGCTGCGCACCGCGGTCGAGGCGTTCAGCACGGCCCACCTCGGTGCGGTCGAACGCTGGTGCGTGGCGCTGTCCGGCGGCCCGGATTCGCTGGCGCTCACCGCCGTGGCGGCCCGGCTGCGGCCCACCACCGCGGTGATCGTCGACCACGGTCTGCAACCGGACTCGGCCGCCGTCGCGCAAACGGCCCGGGCCCAGGCCATTGCGTTGGGTTGTGTTGCGGCGCAAGTCATTTCGGTTCACGTCGACGGCGAGGGCGGCCCGGAGGCGGCGGCGCGGCGGGCCCGCTACGCGGCGCTGGCCGCGCACCGCGACGGGCCGGTGCTGTTGGGTCACACCCTCGACGATCAGGCCGAGACGGTGCTGTTGGGGCTCGGCCGCGGGTCGGGGGTGCGCTCGATCGCGGGCATGCGTCCCCACGATCCGCCATGGTGCCGGCCGCTGCTCGGGCAGCGGCGCGCGGTGACGCACGCGGCATGCGCGGAGTTGGGCCTGACGGCGTGGCAGGACCCGCACAACAGCGACCGCCGGTTCACCCGCGCCCGGCTGCGCGCCGAGGTGCTGCCGCTGCTGGAAGAGGTGCTCGGCGGCGGCGTGGCCGAGGCGCTGGCCCGCACCGCGACGGCGCTGCGCGAGGACAACGAGTTGCTCGACGCGCTGGCCGAGCGGGCGCTGCCCGCCGCTCGGGCCGGGGCGGGGCTGCAGGTGGCGGCGCTGGCCGGGCTGGACGCGCCCGTGCGGCGCCGGGTGATCCGGGCCTGGCTGCTGGCCGGCGGTGCAACGGGATTGACCGACAAGCAGATTCGCGGGGTGGACAACCTGGTCACCGCCTGGCGCCGTCAGGGCGGGGTGGCGGTCGGGTCGTCGCAGCCCGGCGAGCGGCTGTTCGCGGGGCGCCGCGACGGCGTGTTGACGCTGTGGCGCGAGCCGGTCCGTTAA